Below is a window of Danio rerio strain Tuebingen ecotype United States chromosome 11, GRCz12tu, whole genome shotgun sequence DNA.
tatcaattaaaaaaatacttaatccaattttaatatatatactatGTTTATACCTTACTCACCATATTATGCTCTGTTGCTTTCTCtgtattaaaaaagtaaaataataatgataaagatGGCTGGATCCAAAACATGATTCAATTTGGGTTCTATCATTTATTCAGTTAGTTCACACAGTTTATGTGTTAATACAATTGGTCTGTATCTTTTCGTTGCCAATGAGCTTTTCTAGACTTTACATTTGGAATAATTGTCATGCACATTCATACATATCATGTATGAGGGAGGGAGGCTTTCCAGATTTCCACACTGTATTAAAACAGATATAACTAATGATTTATCTGATAAATATCTAATCTTTTTATCACATATTTTGTCTTTACCAGCCGAATGTGCTTTTCCAAATTCAGCCCTTGCATTAACTCTCAGGTGAACGAGGCACAGGTGAAAACAACAAGCTGATTGATGAACAGATGTGATTGGTCTGTCGGTGTCAAAAGTGACTACAAAATGTCCAGTGTGTCTCAATAACCTTTATAATCTTTAGAGTTAAAGATATATTAGGAAAGTGTGAAGAGAAACAGTTTTTAGGTTTCAGTGGGGAGCTACAGTAGACTCACCATGCCTTGGCCAAAGGGCATATTACTTTTTGTGATGGCTGTGATGTCATTCAGCTCTTCAATTGCTGGTCCAAAGGCCTTTTCTGATTCTAGTGCTAATGGAGCAGTCTCTGGAGACGCAATTCATATTGGCAGACTTTCAATTGGTGGTCAAAGTGTTGaacctgataatcaaaaggataaatcCAGACCTGCTTCAGCTGAACAAACAATTGAGGATGGTAAGTATTATTTTAATGGAGGCATACTCTACTTCTAAATATGATAAATAACAtcactttaattgtttttaagaACGGTTCCGGCTGGCAAGAGCTAAACTGCAACGACTGGGTCCTTCTCTACAGTGCGGAAATGATTCAATGACCTTAAATATTAAAGGACACAGAACACCACACTTTCTGGTTGAGAGAGGCAAGTTGTGTGAATGGggttgtgtatgtttgttttcaCCCCTCAATCTAAATTCTTGAATCCCCCTGCATCAGGAGAGGGGTCACCAGTGTCTTTGTCTGAGATGCCAGCCAGCTGTGGTTTCTCACTTAAGCGGGCACGCAGGGATGTTTCTCTTGTTGCTCCATACACCGGATGTAACGTCAGACAACAGGTTAGTGTGAATATTAAATCTGACAGGTTCGTCTCCAATCATTATACCTTGAATAACCTAATCCACCTCTAATAGGGTGGTAGTTATGTTCTTCCGCTCATTATAATGGGGGCTCCAGTGCAAATGTCCTGCCCTGTAAGTCCTCGCCTTCCTGTGGTGTCCTGCACCTCCTCCGGTATGATCGTCTCATTTGGTGTCAGAGGAGATGATGTTCTTGTTAAAGGTAAGCTGCTTTCATGTGGTTTCTTTTAAAGTTGGTTTATTTGCTTagcctcaaggtttttttttttttttattttttttttctgcttcagTTTCTGGATCATGGATGCCTCTGTCTCTGACGTCCTCCATGTGCTCGTTTACTCTGGATAAtgttggtggctcagtggtgttgaCTGCACCATTTACAGGAAGCTGTTGGGATAGTCAGGTAAGCGTGggcagttaaatttttttttttttttttttttttagttacattGACCGAAAGTTCTGTGCAGTTGACTGTTGCCCTCGTTTTCAGGACACCGACTGGAACTTGACTTTGCTGTTGGGAGACCGAGAAGTGGTTCTTTCCTGCCCAAAGGCAACAGACACACCGACTGTTCCCCCAACACCATTTCCTCAAGGCTATCCATATTTCCCATTTGGATACCCCTGGTGGTACCCTTGGAACCAGGCTCCTCCTGCTGCACCCCCCACAACTCCTGCTCCAGTTAAAGCCCCTGTTTACAATCCATTTCCAATGTATTACCCTTATTACTATGGAGGTTTCCCTCACCGAAGGCACCATCATCGACACCATCATCGGCACTGGTACCCTGAGTCTCAAGAATCCTGGTTCCCAATGTTGCCTCCTTATGAATTTGCACCATTACAACCACTTCCACCACCCACCCCAGCTGCCCCTCAGGTTCAACAGTATCCAGTTTTTCCAATGCCATTTAACCCAGTGAACACTGGTTTTAAAAACCCCTTCTGGCCTCCGGTACCTCAGTCAGTCTCTAATCCTCAAAGTCTTAATTCTCCTTGGAACATCTGGGCTCGCAAACAGAAGAGATGAACATGGAGGTACTCTGCTGTGAGTTAAACTTGAGTAAGAGTCATGCTAGCCTAATAAAGccttttaaaactaaatttgttTCTTGGCTCTTCCTTTTTTAGACTGGTTATTAATTGGTGTGTCTCCTGAATTCACTTGTAGAAACTTGACTGACACATTGCATTTGGACTTGAAAGTGAGAAGTGCATTTGCCTCTAGtgatctaaaagaaaaaaattagtttttttttttttttaaagaattctgACGTATTTTAATGTGCACTGCACAACCTCATTTGAGAACTTTTGCCTATACCGTTGTTGTAAATTCTTCTGACTGTACGTAATCATAGTCCTTTCCAAATATATGTAAGTCCATTTATATTTTGCCTATGTATCAAAAGTAATTAAACTCAGATGCCATCTTTCatgaaccacttttttttttcttttcatgttgATTTAAGTTATAGGCCCCAAGAAATTAAATTCTTAAACTTTTGACTATTAGTCTTAAACCATTGTAAGCCATGACAAGGTATTTATTAATCTGATACAAGGGGTTACTAATTTTTTGTGGAATTTGTCTAAATATATTGCgtacttttttataattttaaacattatttgagtATACATATTTGGagcaatcttttttttcttttacattgtttttgttgGCAAGCAAGCTTTAGTTGCATATACCAAAACCTGGATTTGAAGTGTTACTGACTTTGTTTACATggacaataataattaaattttgatGCAATTAAGGCAATACTCTGATTAGGAGttaaccatgtaaacagtgagttttgattaatcagattaaggtcataaacTAAAgtgaaatcgaattaagacgtgCGGAGTATGCCCAATTTAgttgcattattaaagtgcaatACAGACATGTAAACGTCATGTAGGGCTTTTCGCAGCGTTTTGCGACAAGAtagtccacacaccaggcccagattggctaaccgggagaattcccggtgggccggtccgtttctTGGCcacaagggccggtgtccctagctgcttgcactcttagcagtcgcacttttttcacttatttgtttatttgaccatagtctcgctctttttattcattattttgccgcagctcctctttttatttattttctcgcagcacCGTGAgcaaaatcagatgattcactacattaataaatctgacataacttgatcagagatCTAAAAAGGGGAGGAAAAGAGTAGACATCTATAGCAGCAGATAACAGTGCACTGCTTAACGGCGCCattgtggtctagtggttagtATGTTATATTAGGATGCCACTGATCCGAGATCGAACCTCACCAGTgtatacattttttctttttctgtgttaagacataaaatactgtttgggttacttatgtaggggtacatttgtgtgtgtgtgtgtgtgacggctGTTaaaaaggactggatatctataaagaatgaatgttttcatatttataaaaaacattttaagttctaaagcagctgtgtccttgaaaaaaacatgtttgtgtcatttgaaactgaattaaaaataatattattttaatatagtcagtcgtcgactgaggtgggctggtctaaggcttgaaactccagagctaaaaaggagtcccactccggccctgccacacacgcacgcatgcacacacacgtgcacacacacacacacacacacacacacacacacacacacacactgtttgacactctttgcaTCTACCCAGttagtgcagaccacagacacctgcattgtgaaATATGGAggttttttcttccattcagcatgcggCATGATCTTCCATTTCCACCAGTttatagttgcatccaatatctctcGTCACGGATGGCATGAAAATATTATCAATAAGCCgtttgtgtatagactatcctgtcacaaaatgaggcaaaaatcctacacgacagtaatagtttgattaagatgttttaaacatgtttacactcggagagcagcatttacagcgaatctttcataatatttgtttatattaatttgtttatattattattaatataaatatataaatattatatatttgtttatattaatattaatttatttcataatatattgtttatatgtttatattaaaagtgatattaacgtcctgtaaacttagtaactaaatcattttgacttagGTCTGTCTTAAAAAAGTGAGAGTACTGCTGACGACCTCAGAATAAACATAATCAATAAATACtaatcacacacttaccaaatttgTAGAGACAgcacaatcaacaccaactggaaccgcatcattttttaaaagcagACAAGTGGCAAATTCGGGTTTCCCCATTTCTAGATGCGAAAAGCTGTtgggtaaaaaatgtttcttacaaaTGTAGTTTttcgcatgttagcagaccactgtaattcACACGTAAGTCCAGCAGCTGCGCTTTTATAACggggaataaaaaaaatgaatccttctttgcagcacatttataaatgcaacactgacaacccgtgtatccaaacaattcttcttccacttgCTTTAATCTGAACATATGGTtgaagttgcatctcattcacaatagatcGCGCTAATTAGTTCAAATCAAGTCAGAATTCAAAAGACTTAAATTCTTTTATGTAcagaaatttgtaattttttttctgcatATAAAGACTTTGCAATCACTGGTTCAACGGTATTAAACTGAAGGttgtgtagggtccagccagttggtccaatgacggtatccaatggtggatgtaggttcactgcatgttcggtctttccagtgcacaatgatGATCTATGTTAAACTTAACGCATAtttgactccaattttagtatgaggtggtttagaatattaatatatttatcctcgttttatctgactccaattataaaacattgataaagttattttatttcctttcacattattttagattatgattgaatattcttttgatttgttattataccttattctcatttactcagattcctatagcatctcgagtcttgcaccggcagggtatacaatctcttaatacaagcttgtcagtcttggtcattaaacagaggcgattaaccactctcctaaaaggcagaaccctacattactcaatttaggagatttttatgtggtccccatagatctgttatctacttaatcaagacaaattcaattcaattcaattcagctttatttgtatagcgcttttacaatgtagattgtgtcaaagcagcttcacataaatggtcatagtaactggaacagtgtggttcaggttttagtgtttaagttcagttcagttcagttcagtttagctcagttcagtgtgatttaatcattactgaaagttcaaacactgaagagccaattcatcgatgcgtagctctaccaatcctgaaccatgtgagGCAGTGGGGACagcgggaaaaaaaacttcacctgatgggagtgaagaaaaaaaaaacttgagggaaccagactcagttgggcacgaccattttaatttctccgctggccaaaagtcttgtgcagagcttcattcgccgtggtttaggcaggaagatggcctcagcggagactcgtctgtccctggaacgtcgctggaatcagactcatgatctccactccccacgactatcagcgcagcagcagctcaggataaggcctggtcccggatatggaaaccttgggatcatcacgtcgctggtcttggatccaatcagtgactccgcataatctgaggacctcggtatgagtatccccaggtgaaaatagagaataaagagaataattagcgtagctgctgttcatcgtgtatataagcaagatgcagaagcctgtgtggaacccgctaggtgatgcattgagtgtatgctttactaaacagataggtctttaatctagttttgaactgggagagtgtgtctgagcctcggacattatcaggaaggctattccagagtgtaggagccatgaaagagaaggctcgacctcctttacttgattttgctattctaggtactaccagaagccctgaattttgagatcttaaagagcgagttggtttgtagcgagacagaaggttggttagataaacaggagctagattatttagagctttataggtgagaagtaatattttaaattcaatacgaaacttaacaggcagccagtgtaaggaggataaaattggggtgatatgatcatattttctagacctggtcagaactctggctgctgcattttgtatttgttaatagaggatgctgggcagccagcaaatagagcattacagtaatccagtctcgaagtcataaaagcatggactagcttttctgcatctgagatggatagcatatttcgtaatttagcgatatttctcagatgaaagaaggcagtttttgtgacatgggatatatggtttttaaaagttagattgctgtctaatatgacacccagatcttttatagtagagctaaagctaactttgtatccctctaattgtaaattgagttgcgagatcatTTGTGTGcgagatttaggcccaataagtaataattctgttttgtctgagtttaagagaagaaaattgttggtcatccagtctttgatgtctttgatacactcagttagtttagaaagttcagacgtctcgtcaggtttagttgaaatatataattgagtatcatctgcatagcagtgaaagctgatcccatgtcttctaataatgtctcccagaggtagcatgtaaattgtaaacagtaaagggcctaaaactgatccttgaggcaccccatactttactgggctgacttgtgaaggctgtccattaatattcacaaactggtagcggtcagttaagtatgacttaaaccattgtagagcctgtccctggacacctgtagactttaagcgatttatgaggatattgtggtcaatggtatcaaatgccgcactaagatcgagtaaaactaatagcgatacgcaccctcggtcagcagctaagagtaaatcattggttattttcactaaggcggtttctgtactgtggtgagccctgaaacctgactgaaacacttcaaaaatattgttcgtctgcagaaaagagcataattgagtggaaacaactttttctagtattttagacataaatagaagatttgaaataggcctatagttagctaagttgttggtgtctagttgcggtttcttaataataggcttaataacagctagcttgtaagagtttggaacatggcctatagataaagaagagttgataatgttaagaagaggttctcctatagcaggtagcagctctttcagtaattttgttggaattgagtccagtatacacgtagctggtttagagctatttataactcttcatgttctatgattttgaagcagtgtaggttattattatgattcaatgaaatatttacaggatttggagtataagccggtgcagaaagtttggcatctcctattttctgtctaaagccttctattttattactgaaaaaattcatgaagtcatcactactaatttgcggtggagtagtttgttccaaggatgaccgattatttgctaatttagagatggtgttaaataaaaatctaggattgttatgattattttctatcagtttgcgcaggtgctctgtcctggcagattttagagccctcctatagctggacatactgtctttgtacgcaattctaaagacctctaaattagtttttttccatttacgttccagggcgcgggttgctgttttgagtgcacgagtatgactattataccatggtatagttttaatctctctggccttttttaatttgatgggtgccacagtatttagtgtgctagtaaagatggcatccatactgttggttactacatcaagatcatttgagtttgcgggtgcattacgaaatagagagagatcaggtaagttatttatgtatgctttaagcgatgggttggacccacaacgttttgctttatcccaagtgagtgtattaaatccataaacgcgagccctaatgtatcattagcgtcatctatgtggatgttaaagtcacctacaattagcattttatcagttttgactagtaagtcagaaataaaatcagaaaattcttttagaaatttgacatagggtcctgggggtctatatatggtgattaaagcaagagataacataggtttttgcatagtatctggaagctgaacattaagcgataatacttcaaaggagctaaacataagtctgtttctctgtttaatattaaggaaatcactaaagattgatgcaactccaccaccacgaccagtttgacgagcctcatgtttatataagaatcctggaggagttgcttcatttaagctaatatagtcattttgtttcagccaggtttcag
It encodes the following:
- the LOC100537499 gene encoding uncharacterized protein, translating into MPWPKGILLFVMAVMSFSSSIAGPKAFSDSSANGAVSGDAIHIGRLSIGGQSVEPDNQKDKSRPASAEQTIEDERFRLARAKLQRLGPSLQCGNDSMTLNIKGHRTPHFLVERGEGSPVSLSEMPASCGFSLKRARRDVSLVAPYTGCNVRQQGGSYVLPLIIMGAPVQMSCPVSPRLPVVSCTSSGMIVSFGVRGDDVLVKVSGSWMPLSLTSSMCSFTLDNVGGSVVLTAPFTGSCWDSQDTDWNLTLLLGDREVVLSCPKATDTPTVPPTPFPQGYPYFPFGYPWWYPWNQAPPAAPPTTPAPVKAPVYNPFPMYYPYYYGGFPHRRHHHRHHHRHWYPESQESWFPMLPPYEFAPLQPLPPPTPAAPQVQQYPVFPMPFNPVNTGFKNPFWPPVPQSVSNPQSLNSPWNIWARKQKR